A portion of the Segatella copri DSM 18205 genome contains these proteins:
- the fabD gene encoding ACP S-malonyltransferase translates to MKAFVFPGQGSQFVGMGKDLYDNNALAKELFDKADEILGFKITDIMFAGTDDQLKETKVTQPAVFLHSVISALCLGEEFKPAMVAGHSLGEFSALVAAGAMAFEDGLKLVAARANAMQKACEANPGTMAAIIGLPDEKVEEICAEVSTEGNVVVAANYNCPGQLVISGNVDAINAACEKLKAAGAKRALPLKVGGAFHSPLMQPAKEELQAAIEKTTFSAPKCPVYQNVDGKPHTDPAEIQQNLIAQLTSSVRWTSSVQAMIADGADDFTECGPGKALQGMIGRIDKNVAVHGIA, encoded by the coding sequence ATGAAAGCATTTGTTTTCCCTGGACAGGGTTCTCAGTTCGTAGGTATGGGTAAGGATCTCTACGATAACAACGCATTGGCAAAAGAACTTTTTGATAAGGCCGACGAGATTCTCGGCTTCAAGATTACTGATATCATGTTCGCCGGAACCGACGATCAGTTGAAGGAGACCAAGGTTACCCAGCCTGCTGTATTCCTCCATTCTGTTATCTCTGCTCTTTGCCTGGGTGAGGAGTTCAAGCCAGCTATGGTTGCAGGTCACTCTCTCGGTGAGTTCTCTGCATTGGTTGCTGCCGGTGCTATGGCTTTCGAGGATGGTTTGAAACTCGTTGCTGCCCGTGCCAACGCTATGCAGAAGGCTTGCGAGGCTAACCCTGGTACCATGGCTGCCATCATCGGTTTGCCAGATGAGAAGGTTGAGGAAATCTGCGCTGAGGTAAGCACAGAAGGCAACGTGGTAGTTGCTGCTAACTACAACTGCCCTGGTCAGCTCGTTATCTCTGGTAACGTAGATGCTATCAATGCTGCTTGCGAGAAGCTGAAGGCTGCCGGTGCTAAGCGTGCATTGCCTTTGAAGGTTGGTGGTGCTTTTCACTCTCCATTGATGCAGCCAGCTAAGGAGGAACTTCAGGCTGCTATCGAGAAGACTACATTCTCTGCTCCTAAGTGCCCGGTTTACCAGAATGTAGACGGTAAGCCTCATACTGATCCAGCTGAGATTCAGCAGAACCTCATCGCACAGCTTACAAGCTCTGTTCGTTGGACTTCATCTGTACAGGCTATGATTGCTGATGGTGCTGATGACTTCACAGAGTGTGGTCCTGGCAAGGCATTGCAGGGCATGATTGGCCGCATCGACAAGAATGTTGCCGTTCATGGTATTGCTTAA
- the rprY gene encoding response regulator transcription factor RprY, with the protein MEEKIKILLCEDDENLGMLLREYLQAKGFTTVLCPDGEVGYKEFNKNKFDIAVLDVMMPKKDGFTLAQEIRQTNADLPIIFLTAKTLKEDILEGFKIGADDYITKPFSMEELVFRVEAILRRVRGKKSKESTMYHIGDFTFDTQKQLLTIGEKQTKLTTKENELLALLCAHSNEILQRDFALKTIWIDDNYFNARSMDVYITKLRKHLKDDPQIEIINIHGKGYKLIVPNED; encoded by the coding sequence ATGGAAGAGAAAATTAAAATCTTGCTTTGCGAGGACGATGAAAATTTAGGTATGTTGCTTCGCGAATATTTGCAGGCAAAGGGATTTACTACAGTTCTGTGCCCTGATGGCGAGGTAGGTTATAAGGAATTCAATAAGAATAAGTTTGATATTGCAGTACTCGACGTGATGATGCCAAAGAAGGACGGCTTTACCCTGGCACAGGAAATTCGTCAGACCAATGCCGACCTCCCAATCATCTTCCTTACTGCCAAGACATTGAAGGAAGATATCCTTGAAGGTTTCAAGATTGGTGCTGATGATTATATCACCAAACCATTCTCTATGGAAGAATTGGTATTCCGTGTAGAGGCTATTCTCCGCCGCGTACGTGGCAAGAAGAGCAAGGAGTCTACCATGTATCACATTGGTGACTTTACCTTCGATACACAGAAGCAGCTTCTTACCATTGGTGAAAAGCAGACCAAACTTACCACCAAGGAGAATGAACTTCTTGCTTTGCTCTGTGCTCACTCTAATGAAATTCTGCAGCGCGATTTTGCTCTGAAGACCATCTGGATTGATGACAATTACTTCAATGCACGCTCAATGGATGTTTATATCACCAAACTCCGTAAGCATTTGAAGGACGATCCTCAGATTGAAATCATCAATATCCATGGTAAGGGATACAAACTGATAGTTCCTAACGAAGATTAA
- a CDS encoding citrate/2-methylcitrate synthase, giving the protein MNKEYLIYKLSDEVKNSCKIDKDAFKKFNVKRGLRNEDGSGVLVGLTNIGNVVGYERDAEGKLTPTEGKLYYRGYELDDLVTPLLKEKRFGFEEVAFLLLSGQLPDKEELDAFKELLNDNMPLDHRTITHIIELEGSNIMNILARCVLEMYTFDPNPDDISRDNLMRQSIELIAKFPTIIAYAYNIYRHSVQGRSLHIRHPRENLSIAENFLYMMKHENYSELDARMLDLLLIIQAEHGGGNNSTFTVRVTSSTRTDTYSSIAAGIGSLKGPLHGGANIKVINMFHHLKEAIKDWGNVTELDTYLKRMLNKEAYDKTGLIYGIGHAVYTLSDPRAVELKRLAGELAKEKGREEEYNFLKLIEQEGIKCLQEHRGGSKPACANLDFYSGFIYEMIGLPQEIYTPIFAMARIVGWTAHRIEELNFEGRRIIRPAYKNILGELEYKPLNER; this is encoded by the coding sequence ATGAATAAAGAATATTTAATATATAAATTAAGCGATGAGGTAAAAAACTCATGCAAGATTGATAAGGATGCATTCAAGAAGTTCAATGTGAAGCGTGGACTTCGTAATGAGGATGGCTCTGGTGTGTTGGTCGGACTGACCAATATCGGTAATGTAGTGGGTTATGAGCGCGATGCAGAAGGTAAGTTGACCCCTACAGAAGGTAAACTTTATTATCGTGGTTATGAACTTGATGACCTGGTAACTCCTCTCTTGAAGGAGAAGCGCTTCGGATTCGAGGAAGTAGCCTTCCTGCTGCTCTCGGGCCAGTTGCCTGATAAGGAGGAATTGGATGCTTTCAAGGAACTTCTGAACGATAATATGCCGCTTGATCATCGTACGATCACCCATATCATCGAGCTGGAAGGCAGCAACATCATGAACATCCTGGCCCGTTGTGTGCTCGAAATGTACACCTTCGATCCGAATCCGGATGACATCAGCCGTGACAATCTGATGCGCCAGAGCATTGAGTTGATTGCCAAGTTCCCAACCATCATTGCTTATGCATACAATATCTACCGTCACTCTGTTCAGGGTAGAAGTCTACATATTCGTCATCCTCGTGAGAATCTCTCTATTGCAGAGAACTTTCTTTATATGATGAAGCATGAAAACTATTCCGAACTGGATGCCCGTATGCTCGACCTTCTCCTGATTATCCAGGCAGAACATGGTGGTGGTAACAACTCAACCTTTACAGTACGTGTAACATCTTCTACCCGTACAGATACTTACAGTTCTATTGCTGCTGGTATCGGTAGTTTAAAGGGCCCTTTGCATGGTGGTGCCAATATCAAGGTTATCAATATGTTCCACCACTTGAAAGAAGCTATCAAGGATTGGGGTAATGTAACTGAACTTGATACTTATCTCAAGCGAATGCTCAACAAGGAGGCTTATGACAAGACAGGTCTCATTTATGGTATCGGTCATGCGGTCTATACTTTGAGTGACCCACGTGCCGTTGAACTGAAGCGCCTGGCAGGTGAACTTGCCAAGGAAAAGGGTAGAGAAGAAGAGTATAATTTCCTGAAGTTGATAGAGCAGGAAGGTATCAAATGTCTGCAGGAACACCGTGGAGGCAGCAAGCCAGCCTGTGCAAATCTTGATTTCTACAGTGGCTTTATCTATGAAATGATTGGTTTGCCACAGGAAATCTATACACCTATTTTCGCCATGGCACGTATCGTGGGTTGGACAGCCCATCGTATTGAAGAACTCAATTTCGAAGGCCGTCGTATTATCCGTCCTGCATATAAGAATATTCTTGGCGAACTGGAGTATAAGCCACTTAATGAGAGATAA
- the rpsR gene encoding 30S ribosomal protein S18, which translates to MADQKSEIRYLTAPSIDTKKKKYCRFKKSGIKYIDYKDPEFLKKFLNEQGKILPRRITGTSLKYQRRVAQAVKRARQIALLPYVTDLMK; encoded by the coding sequence ATGGCAGATCAGAAATCAGAAATCCGTTATTTGACTGCTCCTTCTATCGACACAAAGAAGAAGAAGTATTGCCGTTTCAAGAAGAGCGGTATTAAGTACATCGACTACAAGGATCCAGAGTTCTTGAAGAAGTTCTTGAACGAGCAGGGTAAAATCCTTCCACGTCGTATCACAGGTACATCTTTGAAGTATCAGCGCCGTGTAGCACAGGCTGTAAAGCGTGCTCGCCAGATCGCTTTGCTTCCTTACGTAACCGATTTGATGAAGTAA
- the rplI gene encoding 50S ribosomal protein L9, with amino-acid sequence MEIILKQDIIGLGYKNDIVNVKSGYGRNFLIPTGKAVIASPSAKKQLAEDLKQQAHKLEAIKAEAVKKGEALEGIVLTIAAKVSATGQLYGSVNAATVAEELAKKGIEVDRKIITMKDAKKVGEYEATVHYHKEVEVKVPVNVVAENAPVAAPAAEEAPVEAPAEAAAEEEAPAAE; translated from the coding sequence ATGGAAATTATTTTGAAGCAAGATATTATCGGTCTTGGATATAAGAACGATATCGTAAATGTAAAGAGTGGTTATGGTCGTAACTTCCTTATCCCTACAGGTAAGGCTGTTATCGCATCTCCATCTGCTAAGAAGCAGTTGGCTGAGGATTTGAAGCAGCAGGCTCACAAGCTTGAGGCTATCAAGGCTGAGGCTGTTAAGAAGGGCGAGGCTCTCGAGGGCATCGTTCTTACTATTGCTGCTAAGGTGAGCGCTACTGGTCAGCTCTATGGCTCAGTTAACGCTGCAACTGTTGCTGAGGAACTCGCTAAGAAGGGCATCGAGGTTGATCGCAAGATCATCACTATGAAGGATGCTAAGAAGGTTGGTGAGTACGAGGCTACTGTACACTACCACAAGGAGGTTGAGGTTAAGGTTCCAGTTAATGTTGTTGCTGAGAACGCTCCTGTTGCAGCTCCTGCTGCTGAGGAGGCTCCAGTTGAGGCACCTGCTGAGGCTGCAGCTGAGGAAGAGGCTCCAGCAGCTGAATAA
- a CDS encoding sensor histidine kinase: MKKKTIWTIAIIMGFSFLALLYLQLSYIQEMVNMKKEQFDESVNRALYQASRNLELNETLRYLEKNVNETERKANKDKNKGTAVYSTFELKTNATHPGNMPKAMILRSDKNSLTETQKSLQEIVKNRYVYQKALLDEVVYSILYSASDKPLKERINFKQLDQDLKAEMMNNGINIPYHFTVTTQDGREVYRCPDYTDEGEEYSYSQVLFRNDPQSKMGVVRVHFPDMNSYIFSSVRFMIPSVIFTLVLLITFIFTIVVIFRQKRYTEIKNDFINNMTHELKTPIASISLAAQMLNDTSVAKSEQMQKHLGNVINDESKRLRFLVEKVLQMSMFDRKKAVFKKKELDLNEMVENIANSFSLRVEHTGGKVYTDIEAIDSGLYVDEVHFQNVIFNLMDNAVKYRKPDEPLNITMKTWNDEEHLYLSITDTGLGMKKENLKKIFDKFYRVHTGNVHDVKGFGLGLAYVKKIVDLHDGEIKVDSELGKGTTFTIKLPVIHS; the protein is encoded by the coding sequence ATGAAGAAGAAAACGATTTGGACCATAGCCATTATCATGGGCTTTTCGTTCCTTGCGCTGCTGTACTTGCAGCTCAGTTACATCCAGGAGATGGTAAACATGAAGAAGGAACAGTTTGACGAGTCGGTCAACAGAGCCCTATATCAAGCTTCAAGAAATTTGGAGCTTAATGAAACTCTGCGCTATCTCGAAAAGAATGTCAACGAGACAGAACGTAAGGCCAACAAAGATAAGAATAAGGGAACGGCAGTTTATTCAACTTTCGAGCTGAAGACAAATGCCACACATCCTGGCAATATGCCGAAGGCGATGATACTGCGTAGCGATAAGAATTCGCTGACTGAAACACAGAAGTCGCTTCAGGAAATCGTGAAGAACCGCTATGTCTATCAGAAAGCGTTGCTGGATGAGGTGGTATATTCTATCCTTTATTCGGCATCAGACAAGCCGCTGAAGGAGAGAATCAACTTCAAGCAGCTCGATCAGGACCTCAAGGCTGAGATGATGAATAATGGTATCAACATACCTTATCATTTCACCGTGACTACCCAGGATGGACGAGAGGTTTACCGCTGTCCTGACTATACGGACGAGGGTGAGGAATACAGCTACTCACAGGTGCTCTTCCGCAACGACCCACAGTCGAAGATGGGTGTAGTAAGGGTACATTTCCCGGATATGAACAGCTATATCTTCTCCAGTGTGCGCTTCATGATTCCTAGTGTCATCTTCACGCTGGTACTGTTGATTACCTTCATCTTTACCATTGTGGTTATCTTCAGACAAAAGAGGTATACTGAGATAAAGAACGACTTCATCAATAATATGACCCACGAACTGAAGACGCCGATTGCCAGTATCAGTCTGGCAGCGCAGATGCTCAATGATACCTCGGTAGCAAAGAGTGAACAGATGCAGAAACATCTGGGTAACGTGATCAACGATGAATCGAAGCGTCTTCGTTTCCTGGTAGAAAAGGTATTGCAGATGAGTATGTTCGACCGCAAGAAGGCGGTGTTCAAAAAGAAAGAACTCGATCTGAACGAGATGGTTGAGAATATTGCCAATTCCTTCTCGCTCCGCGTTGAGCATACAGGTGGTAAGGTCTATACCGATATCGAAGCCATCGATTCGGGACTCTATGTTGACGAGGTGCATTTCCAGAATGTCATCTTCAATCTGATGGACAATGCTGTGAAATACCGCAAGCCAGACGAGCCGCTTAACATTACGATGAAGACCTGGAATGATGAAGAACATCTGTATCTCTCGATTACGGATACCGGTCTGGGTATGAAGAAGGAGAATCTGAAGAAGATATTCGACAAGTTCTACCGCGTACATACGGGCAATGTCCATGATGTGAAGGGATTCGGACTGGGACTGGCTTATGTCAAGAAGATAGTAGATCTTCATGATGGTGAAATTAAGGTAGATAGCGAATTGGGAAAGGGCACAACCTTTACCATCAAGTTGCCGGTGATTCACAGTTAA
- the hemW gene encoding radical SAM family heme chaperone HemW — MAGLYIHIPFCESRCIYCGFYSTTSLKLRDDYTDALCQEMQMRPAKAALGSNETIETIYLGGGTPSQLNGSHLNQIFSAIRKNYTLAENMEITMECNPDDVTGDFCETLKQLPINRISMGAQTFCNERLRFLHRRHNAGEVEEAVTRLRNIGIRNISIDLMFGFPEESLSQWMSDIRHAIQLDVEHISAYSLMYEEGTPLYHMLKQGKISEIDEETSRKMYETLIDQLTGAGYEHYEISNFARPGFRSRHNSSYWHEVPYIGIGAAAHSYNRKQRSWNIENIQTYIRSIGDGILPSESEQLDIFTRYNDLITTALRTSDGINLMKMEQEFGKELADRLLQEAQSHISRGLMKIKNGRLSLTREGLYISDDVMSDFMII, encoded by the coding sequence ATGGCAGGACTATACATACATATCCCCTTTTGTGAAAGCCGGTGCATCTACTGCGGTTTTTACAGTACCACCTCCCTCAAGTTAAGGGATGATTACACTGATGCTCTCTGCCAGGAGATGCAGATGCGCCCGGCAAAAGCCGCTCTCGGAAGCAATGAAACTATCGAAACCATCTATCTGGGCGGTGGAACCCCGAGTCAGCTCAACGGCTCCCACCTCAACCAGATTTTCTCTGCTATCAGAAAAAACTATACGCTGGCAGAGAATATGGAGATCACGATGGAATGCAATCCGGACGATGTAACCGGCGATTTCTGTGAAACGCTGAAGCAACTCCCCATCAACCGCATCAGCATGGGGGCACAGACCTTCTGTAACGAGCGTTTACGCTTTCTGCATCGCCGTCATAATGCCGGAGAGGTAGAAGAAGCCGTCACCCGACTCCGTAACATCGGCATCCGCAATATCAGTATCGACCTGATGTTCGGATTCCCCGAAGAATCTCTTTCCCAATGGATGAGCGATATCAGGCACGCCATACAGCTGGATGTGGAACACATATCTGCCTACAGTCTGATGTACGAAGAGGGAACGCCCCTCTACCACATGCTGAAACAGGGAAAGATTAGCGAAATAGATGAAGAAACCAGTCGCAAGATGTATGAAACCCTGATAGACCAGCTTACTGGAGCAGGCTACGAACATTATGAAATCAGCAATTTTGCCCGTCCGGGCTTCCGATCACGTCACAACAGCAGTTACTGGCACGAGGTACCATATATCGGAATAGGAGCAGCCGCCCACTCCTACAATAGGAAGCAGCGCAGCTGGAATATCGAAAATATCCAGACTTATATTCGAAGTATCGGCGATGGCATTCTGCCTTCTGAGAGTGAACAGCTAGATATTTTCACCCGATACAACGATCTGATAACAACCGCCTTGCGAACAAGCGACGGAATAAACCTCATGAAGATGGAGCAGGAATTCGGAAAAGAACTGGCAGACAGACTGCTCCAGGAAGCCCAGTCGCATATCAGCCGGGGACTGATGAAAATAAAGAACGGCAGACTCTCCCTCACTCGGGAAGGTCTTTACATATCGGATGATGTGATGAGTGATTTTATGATTATATAA
- the rpsF gene encoding 30S ribosomal protein S6, translated as MNQYETVFILTPVLSDEQMKETVAKFEKVLTDNGAEILNKEAWGLKKLAYNIEKKTSGFYSLVEFKAEPTVIAKLETAYRRDEKVIRYMTVKLDKYAAAYAEKRRAKLGKKEEA; from the coding sequence ATGAATCAATACGAAACCGTTTTCATTTTGACTCCCGTTTTGTCTGATGAACAGATGAAGGAAACGGTCGCTAAGTTCGAGAAGGTACTCACCGATAATGGTGCTGAGATTCTGAACAAAGAGGCTTGGGGTTTGAAGAAGTTGGCTTACAACATCGAGAAGAAGACATCAGGCTTCTACAGCTTGGTTGAGTTCAAGGCTGAGCCAACTGTTATCGCTAAGCTCGAAACAGCTTATCGCCGCGACGAGAAAGTAATTCGTTACATGACTGTTAAACTTGACAAGTATGCTGCCGCTTACGCAGAGAAGCGTCGTGCAAAGCTTGGTAAAAAAGAGGAGGCTTAA
- a CDS encoding elongation factor G, translated as MRVYQTNEIKNIALLGSAGSGKTTLAESMLFEAGVIKRKGSVEAKNTVSDYFPVELEYGYSVFPTVFHVEWNNKKLNIIDCPGSDDFVGGAITSLNVTDQAVILINGQYGPEVGTQNNFRYTEKLGKPVIFLVNQLDSDKCDFDNIIATMKDIYGSKCVQIQYPIETGSGFNALIDVLLMKKYSWKPEGGAPIIEDIPEEEMEKAMELHTALVEAAAENDEGLMEKFFESESLTEDELREGIRKGLVTRSIFPVFCVCAGKSMGVHRLMEFLGNVVPFVSEMPKLHNTRGEEITPDSNGPESVYFFKTGMEPHIGEVSYFKVMSGSIKNGDDLTNADRGSKERIGQIYACAGANRVPVEQLNAGDIGCTVKMKDVKTGNTLNGKGAEWRFDFIKYPNPKYSRAIKAANVQDTEKLMAALLKMRQEDPTWIVDQSKELRQVIVRGQGEFHLRTLKWRLENNEKLNVTFEEPRIPYRETITKKARADYRHKKQSGGSGQFGEVHLIVEPYAEGMPDPTSFTFNGQEFKMNIKSREEVSLPWGGKLVFLNSVVGGAIDARFMPAILKGVMDCMEHGPLTGSYARDVRVIVYDGKMHPVDSNELSFMLAARHAFSDAFKQAGPKILEPIYDLEVYVPADFMGDVMSDLQGRRALIMGMDSEAGYQKLSAKIPLKELASYSISLSSLTGGRASFTTKFASYELVPSDIQSKLIADHEAELEKDAE; from the coding sequence ATGAGAGTTTATCAGACAAATGAGATTAAAAACATTGCGCTGTTGGGCAGTGCGGGTAGCGGCAAGACTACACTTGCCGAGAGTATGTTATTTGAAGCAGGCGTTATCAAGCGTAAAGGCTCTGTAGAAGCGAAAAATACGGTGAGCGACTACTTCCCAGTTGAGTTGGAATACGGCTACTCTGTGTTCCCTACAGTTTTTCATGTAGAGTGGAACAACAAGAAGCTTAACATTATAGATTGCCCAGGTAGCGATGATTTCGTGGGAGGCGCCATTACTTCACTCAATGTTACCGATCAGGCAGTTATCCTTATTAATGGTCAGTATGGTCCAGAAGTAGGTACACAGAACAACTTCCGTTATACAGAGAAGTTGGGTAAACCTGTCATCTTCCTGGTAAACCAGCTCGACTCAGACAAGTGCGACTTTGATAATATCATAGCCACCATGAAGGACATTTACGGTTCTAAGTGTGTGCAGATACAATATCCTATCGAGACCGGTTCAGGCTTCAATGCTCTCATTGACGTCTTATTGATGAAAAAATATTCCTGGAAGCCTGAGGGCGGTGCTCCTATTATTGAAGATATTCCAGAAGAGGAAATGGAGAAAGCCATGGAACTTCATACGGCTCTTGTTGAGGCTGCAGCCGAGAACGATGAGGGACTGATGGAGAAGTTCTTCGAGAGCGAGAGTCTGACAGAAGATGAACTTCGCGAGGGCATCCGCAAGGGATTGGTTACCCGTAGCATCTTCCCTGTGTTCTGCGTTTGTGCAGGTAAGTCGATGGGCGTTCACCGCCTGATGGAGTTCCTGGGCAATGTGGTTCCTTTCGTAAGCGAGATGCCGAAACTGCATAATACACGTGGTGAGGAAATTACGCCAGACAGCAATGGTCCTGAGAGTGTTTACTTCTTCAAGACTGGTATGGAACCTCATATCGGTGAGGTAAGCTACTTCAAGGTGATGAGCGGCTCTATCAAGAATGGTGACGACCTGACTAATGCAGATCGTGGCTCCAAGGAGCGTATCGGACAGATTTATGCCTGTGCGGGTGCCAACCGTGTGCCTGTAGAGCAGTTGAATGCCGGTGATATTGGCTGTACCGTGAAGATGAAGGACGTGAAGACCGGCAATACCCTTAATGGTAAGGGGGCTGAGTGGCGTTTCGACTTCATTAAATATCCTAACCCTAAGTATTCACGTGCTATCAAGGCTGCCAATGTTCAGGATACAGAGAAACTGATGGCTGCACTCCTGAAGATGCGCCAGGAAGACCCTACTTGGATTGTTGATCAGAGCAAGGAATTGCGCCAGGTAATCGTAAGAGGACAGGGTGAGTTCCATCTCCGCACGCTGAAGTGGCGTCTGGAAAACAACGAAAAACTCAATGTGACTTTCGAAGAGCCACGTATTCCTTATCGTGAGACTATTACCAAGAAGGCTCGTGCTGACTACCGCCATAAGAAACAGAGTGGTGGCTCTGGTCAGTTTGGTGAGGTGCATCTCATTGTTGAACCATACGCAGAAGGTATGCCTGATCCTACGTCATTTACCTTCAACGGTCAGGAGTTCAAGATGAATATCAAGAGCCGTGAAGAGGTTAGTTTGCCATGGGGTGGTAAACTGGTATTCCTCAACTCTGTGGTTGGTGGTGCCATTGATGCCCGCTTCATGCCAGCTATTCTGAAGGGTGTTATGGACTGTATGGAACATGGTCCGTTGACGGGCAGTTATGCACGTGATGTACGTGTCATCGTTTATGATGGTAAGATGCACCCAGTAGATAGTAATGAACTTTCGTTCATGCTTGCTGCCCGCCATGCGTTCAGCGATGCCTTCAAACAGGCTGGTCCGAAGATTCTGGAGCCTATCTATGATCTTGAGGTTTATGTGCCTGCTGATTTCATGGGTGATGTGATGAGTGATCTCCAGGGACGTCGTGCTCTCATTATGGGTATGGACAGCGAGGCTGGTTATCAGAAACTGAGTGCCAAGATTCCTCTGAAGGAACTTGCCAGCTATTCTATCTCTCTGAGTTCATTGACAGGTGGACGTGCTTCATTCACTACCAAGTTTGCCAGCTACGAGTTGGTTCCTTCCGACATTCAGAGTAAGCTGATTGCGGATCATGAGGCAGAATTGGAGAAGGATGCTGAATAG